The Halarsenatibacter silvermanii genome window below encodes:
- a CDS encoding acyl-CoA carboxylase subunit beta: MDEKIEQLKKKKEKIRQGGGEEKIAKQHERGKYTARERIDMLLDEGSFQEIGTFVEHRTQQLGMDEKEIPGEGVVTGRGTISGRNVYIFAQDFTAMGGSLGEMHAEKICKIMDEAAKAGSPVIGLNESGGARIQEGVASLSGYGNIFYRNSINSGVIPQLSAILGPCAGGTVYSPALTDFVFMVDGTSKMFVTGPDVIKSVTGEEVTHEELGGGMAHNRRSGVAHFLDDSEEECFDRIRRLLSYIPDNHRELPPFEENGDPLDRKEEELRSIVPDEPQKSYDVRDVIKPVVDEGEFLEVQPYFARNIVVGFARLGGHSIGIVANQPAVKAGCLDIDSADKGSRFIRFCDSFNIPVLSFTDVPGYLPGVEQEHGGVIRHGAKLLYAYSEATVPLLNVILRKAYGGAYIAMSSRHMEGDYVFAWPTAEIAVMGPRGAANIIFRREIEEADNPEEIRQEKIDEFRDNFANPYQAASLGYVDNVIQPENTRPQLIRSLEAIREKQQSLPAKKHGNFPV; this comes from the coding sequence ATGGATGAAAAGATAGAACAGCTGAAAAAAAAGAAAGAAAAAATTAGACAGGGCGGCGGAGAAGAGAAGATAGCCAAACAGCACGAGCGCGGCAAGTATACGGCTCGTGAAAGAATAGATATGCTGCTGGATGAAGGCAGTTTTCAGGAGATAGGTACCTTTGTCGAGCACAGAACCCAGCAGCTGGGTATGGACGAAAAAGAAATACCCGGAGAGGGAGTCGTGACTGGAAGAGGAACGATTTCAGGACGGAATGTCTATATTTTCGCCCAGGATTTTACAGCTATGGGCGGTTCGCTGGGAGAGATGCATGCTGAAAAAATCTGTAAGATTATGGACGAAGCCGCCAAAGCCGGATCGCCTGTGATAGGGTTGAATGAATCCGGCGGTGCCAGAATACAGGAGGGAGTTGCTTCTCTTTCGGGTTATGGAAATATCTTCTATCGAAATTCTATCAACTCCGGAGTGATACCTCAGCTTTCCGCAATTTTGGGGCCCTGCGCCGGCGGCACGGTTTATTCACCGGCTCTTACCGATTTTGTTTTTATGGTTGACGGCACCAGCAAGATGTTTGTGACCGGTCCAGATGTAATAAAATCGGTTACAGGAGAGGAAGTAACCCACGAAGAACTGGGGGGAGGAATGGCTCATAATCGACGCAGCGGTGTGGCGCATTTTCTGGATGACAGCGAGGAAGAATGCTTTGACCGCATACGCAGGCTTTTGAGCTATATTCCTGATAATCATCGAGAACTGCCTCCTTTTGAGGAAAATGGAGATCCTCTGGACAGAAAGGAGGAAGAGCTGCGCAGCATTGTGCCCGATGAGCCCCAGAAATCCTATGATGTCAGGGATGTCATCAAACCGGTGGTCGATGAGGGAGAATTTCTGGAAGTCCAGCCCTATTTTGCCCGCAATATTGTCGTGGGATTTGCCCGCCTGGGAGGACACAGCATCGGCATAGTGGCGAACCAGCCGGCGGTTAAAGCTGGATGTCTTGATATCGATTCGGCCGATAAAGGATCCAGATTTATAAGGTTTTGTGACAGCTTTAATATACCGGTGCTCTCTTTTACTGATGTACCGGGCTATCTGCCGGGAGTTGAGCAGGAACACGGCGGCGTTATCCGTCATGGGGCCAAGCTGCTTTATGCTTACAGCGAAGCGACAGTCCCCCTGTTAAATGTTATTTTGCGCAAGGCTTATGGAGGAGCATATATCGCCATGAGCAGCAGACACATGGAGGGAGATTATGTTTTTGCCTGGCCTACAGCGGAGATTGCTGTCATGGGTCCCCGGGGAGCGGCCAATATAATCTTTCGCCGGGAAATCGAAGAGGCAGATAATCCGGAAGAGATTAGACAGGAGAAAATAGATGAATTCAGAGATAATTTTGCCAACCCCTATCAGGCTGCTTCTCTGGGATATGTGGATAATGTTATTCAGCCTGAAAACACAAGACCTCAATTGATCAGATCGCTAGAGGCTATAAGGGAAAAGCAGCAGAGTTTACCTGCCAAAAAACACGGAAACTTTCCTGTTTAA
- a CDS encoding LamB/YcsF family protein, with product MGNKKSAIDLNCDMGESFGVYELGMDDQVIEYISSANIACGFHAGDHNVMKKTVGLAAQNEAGIGAHPSLPDLNGFGRRKMDISPEEIKNILTYQIGALSAFARSEDCTLQHVKPHGALYNMAAENYELAAAAAEAVKNIDDGLIFVALANSELLRAARDAGLDAACEAFADRAYTSDGTLASRSLAGAVIEDAEKIKSRVVRMVKDNEVKTIDGKIIEVEPDTICVHGDNPEALEIVRELVQTLQDSNIKIKPMRDILQKN from the coding sequence ATGGGGAATAAGAAATCCGCTATAGATCTCAACTGTGATATGGGAGAAAGTTTTGGAGTCTACGAACTGGGAATGGATGATCAGGTTATTGAATACATATCCTCGGCCAATATAGCCTGCGGTTTTCACGCTGGTGATCACAATGTCATGAAAAAAACTGTCGGGCTGGCCGCTCAAAATGAGGCAGGGATAGGCGCCCACCCTTCATTGCCCGATCTCAATGGATTCGGCAGAAGAAAAATGGATATCAGCCCGGAAGAGATCAAGAATATATTGACCTACCAGATTGGAGCCCTTTCAGCCTTTGCTCGCTCGGAGGACTGTACTCTGCAGCACGTTAAACCTCATGGAGCTCTTTATAACATGGCCGCAGAAAATTATGAGCTGGCGGCGGCAGCAGCCGAAGCAGTCAAGAACATAGATGATGGACTTATTTTTGTGGCTCTGGCAAATTCTGAACTGCTCCGCGCTGCTCGGGATGCCGGACTCGATGCCGCCTGCGAGGCTTTTGCCGACCGCGCCTATACTTCTGACGGCACCCTTGCTTCCCGCAGCCTGGCGGGTGCTGTTATAGAGGATGCCGAAAAAATAAAGTCCAGGGTTGTGAGGATGGTCAAAGATAATGAAGTCAAAACAATCGATGGCAAGATAATAGAGGTTGAGCCCGATACGATCTGCGTTCACGGCGACAACCCGGAGGCTTTGGAGATTGTAAGGGAACTGGTTCAGACACTGCAGGATTCCAATATAAAGATAAAACCCATGAGAGATATCCTGCAAAAAAATTAA
- a CDS encoding biotin/lipoyl-containing protein, which yields MGSKKRFKVTVAGETYEIEVEEISEYGSSRETAEIQKDSSPQKNSGSNSTAAKDNKMASKDNDEERDTGGGASKNETANGQVEAPMAGTVLELKVGEGDEVSEGELIMILEAMKMENEVYAPTGGSVKNILVSEDQSVDASDPVMTIE from the coding sequence TTGGGCTCTAAAAAAAGATTTAAAGTTACAGTTGCTGGTGAAACTTATGAAATAGAAGTAGAAGAAATATCTGAGTATGGATCTTCAAGGGAAACAGCGGAAATTCAAAAAGACAGCTCACCGCAGAAAAATTCCGGCAGCAACAGTACTGCGGCAAAAGACAATAAAATGGCTTCTAAGGATAATGATGAAGAAAGAGATACCGGCGGGGGAGCTTCCAAAAACGAAACAGCCAATGGTCAGGTAGAAGCTCCTATGGCCGGAACTGTCCTGGAACTCAAAGTTGGCGAGGGGGATGAGGTCTCTGAAGGCGAGCTGATCATGATATTAGAAGCTATGAAGATGGAAAATGAAGTCTATGCTCCGACAGGCGGCAGTGTTAAGAATATACTGGTTTCCGAAGATCAATCAGTTGATGCCAGCGATCCGGTTATGACCATTGAATAG
- a CDS encoding OadG family protein — translation MSPLELIQDPEALAEMSVFDQLFAGGQVAILGMTIVFGILLLLLVTIKGIEIVAAESSKSSDKPAKNRTEEPTKSEKETSKEKETAQKQTGGAEKTGAIKPEIMAAIMAAVRSYYQEEGEDFRILRVSRGNQPISAWMMQQAQENRID, via the coding sequence ATGTCACCGCTGGAATTGATTCAGGATCCAGAAGCTCTTGCAGAAATGAGCGTATTCGATCAGTTATTTGCCGGAGGTCAGGTGGCGATTTTAGGAATGACGATAGTTTTCGGCATACTGCTGCTTCTGCTGGTGACGATAAAAGGAATCGAGATAGTCGCAGCAGAGTCTTCAAAATCGTCGGATAAGCCTGCAAAAAACAGAACCGAAGAGCCGACTAAGTCTGAAAAGGAAACCTCCAAAGAAAAAGAAACTGCTCAAAAACAAACGGGGGGAGCTGAAAAGACAGGTGCGATAAAGCCGGAGATAATGGCAGCTATTATGGCTGCAGTCCGCTCTTATTATCAGGAAGAAGGAGAAGATTTTAGAATACTGCGTGTCAGCAGAGGAAATCAGCCGATCTCAGCCTGGATGATGCAGCAGGCTCAGGAAAACAGGATCGATTAA
- a CDS encoding sodium ion-translocating decarboxylase subunit beta, whose translation MTEAFIDFLVSSGLVVLGPREIIMIVIALVLIYLGIVKEYEPLLLLPIGFGMMMVNLPLTGLMEEAAADDPAGLFQYFYYGLDLGIFPPLIFLGIGAMTDFGPMLANPKSALLGAAAQFGIFLTFIGSILLGFTGPEAASIGIIGGADGPTAIYISSLLAPDYLGAIALAAYAYMALVPIIQPPIIKLFTSAEERKIEMEQLRPVSQREKIIFPIAVSLVVVLLVPDAAPLVGMIMLGNLFKEACVVDRLSEVAENALINIVTIFLGLGVGASAAADVFLRTDTLAILLLGVLAFSFGTATGLFLGKLFNFLSDAKINPMIGAAGVSAVPMAARVVQKVGQEENSSNFLLMHAMGPNVAGVIGSAVAAGVMLSIFG comes from the coding sequence GTGACAGAGGCTTTTATCGATTTTTTAGTCAGCTCAGGCCTGGTAGTGCTGGGCCCGCGCGAGATTATTATGATAGTGATCGCCCTGGTTTTGATTTACCTGGGGATTGTCAAGGAGTACGAACCTCTTCTGCTGCTGCCTATAGGTTTTGGCATGATGATGGTGAACCTGCCCCTGACAGGGCTGATGGAAGAAGCAGCTGCAGATGATCCGGCCGGACTGTTCCAGTATTTCTATTACGGACTGGATCTGGGGATTTTTCCTCCGCTGATATTTTTGGGCATCGGAGCGATGACGGATTTTGGCCCTATGCTGGCCAACCCCAAAAGCGCGCTTCTGGGAGCGGCTGCTCAGTTCGGCATTTTTCTCACATTTATCGGCTCTATCCTGCTCGGATTCACCGGTCCGGAAGCAGCTTCTATAGGAATTATCGGAGGAGCAGATGGTCCTACTGCAATCTACATCTCTTCTCTGCTCGCTCCTGATTATCTGGGGGCAATCGCCCTGGCCGCATATGCTTATATGGCCCTGGTGCCCATAATACAGCCGCCCATAATAAAGTTATTTACCAGTGCAGAAGAGAGAAAGATCGAGATGGAACAGCTGCGTCCGGTATCACAGCGGGAAAAGATAATTTTTCCCATCGCTGTATCACTGGTGGTAGTTTTGCTCGTTCCCGATGCAGCTCCCCTGGTGGGTATGATCATGCTGGGCAATCTATTCAAGGAGGCCTGCGTGGTCGATAGACTGAGCGAAGTGGCTGAGAATGCCCTCATAAACATTGTGACGATCTTTCTGGGTCTGGGGGTTGGCGCCAGCGCTGCTGCAGATGTATTTTTGAGAACAGATACCCTGGCGATTTTGCTTTTAGGAGTTCTGGCTTTTTCTTTCGGTACCGCCACAGGTCTCTTTTTGGGCAAATTATTCAACTTTTTAAGTGATGCCAAAATAAATCCCATGATAGGAGCGGCGGGAGTATCGGCCGTGCCTATGGCTGCCAGAGTAGTACAAAAAGTGGGACAGGAAGAGAACTCCTCTAACTTTTTGTTGATGCATGCTATGGGCCCTAATGTGGCTGGAGTGATAGGTTCTGCCGTGGCGGCAGGTGTAATGCTTTCGATCTTCGGATGA
- a CDS encoding sigma-54 interaction domain-containing protein, with protein MGIIVVDSRDKLIFISSWIKDILDRNKNVTESGIEEKISSFEQQGSSGYREGVLKLGDRKYKCRQFCPEKKFFSESQQEKRYIKSITVLDKFTEADFHAKTAFQSELETLITSEEVDKLKEQLKKLQKVFNNAYEALVIVDPDGYITDFNNAYEECLGLEAEEVKGRHVTEVIDNTRLHLIAESGDAEIGHLQNIQGEEMITSRIPLKEDGELIGVAGKILFEDAREVKALAQRLEVVENELDEYKNELKRRQEAKYTFSSIITRNERMEYLKEIAENCASSNSTVLINGESGTGKEMFAHAIHSGGARKYGSFVRVNCAAIPENLLESELFGYEEGAFTGARETGKPGKFELADGGSIFLDEITSMPLEMQAKILRVLQEREIQRVGGTERKKIDTRVIAATNEDVESLVAEGKFRQDLYYRLNVIRLQIPPLRKRKEDISILSDHILTELSEKLNEDRHELSPRALELLENYDWPGNVRELYNFLERAVNLSSGKMIEPEHLPDILTSSAGIDDTYGTGTTDAEKKAGAKTEQTEDFKTDDLESEDAVKIKKENLDLSKLVRRTEKRCIRQALAAAGGNKTEAARILGIHRNTLYNKLDKFGIQD; from the coding sequence ATGGGGATAATTGTTGTTGACAGCAGAGATAAATTGATTTTTATCAGTTCCTGGATAAAAGATATTCTGGATCGGAATAAAAATGTGACCGAGAGCGGCATCGAGGAGAAAATTTCATCTTTTGAGCAGCAGGGGAGTTCCGGATACAGAGAGGGGGTCCTAAAGCTTGGCGATCGAAAATATAAATGTCGTCAGTTTTGCCCTGAAAAGAAGTTTTTTTCTGAGAGCCAGCAGGAAAAAAGATATATCAAAAGTATAACTGTTCTGGACAAATTTACAGAAGCTGATTTTCATGCGAAAACTGCTTTTCAGAGTGAACTGGAAACACTAATTACATCAGAAGAGGTCGATAAACTTAAAGAGCAGTTAAAAAAACTGCAGAAAGTGTTTAATAATGCCTACGAAGCGCTTGTAATTGTAGATCCGGACGGTTATATTACCGATTTTAACAATGCCTATGAGGAGTGTCTGGGACTTGAAGCTGAAGAGGTAAAGGGCAGGCATGTTACTGAAGTTATAGATAATACCAGACTTCATTTGATCGCGGAATCGGGCGATGCCGAGATAGGCCATCTGCAGAACATTCAGGGAGAGGAGATGATCACCAGCAGAATCCCCCTGAAGGAAGATGGTGAGCTAATAGGTGTGGCCGGCAAAATCTTATTCGAAGATGCCCGTGAGGTCAAGGCTTTAGCTCAGAGGCTGGAAGTGGTTGAGAATGAACTGGATGAATACAAAAATGAGTTGAAAAGACGACAGGAAGCCAAATATACATTCTCCAGCATAATTACCAGAAATGAGAGAATGGAATATTTGAAGGAGATAGCGGAGAATTGTGCCAGCAGCAATTCCACCGTTTTGATCAACGGTGAGAGCGGGACGGGCAAGGAGATGTTTGCTCATGCAATTCACAGCGGCGGAGCCCGCAAATATGGATCTTTTGTGAGGGTTAACTGTGCAGCTATACCGGAAAATCTGCTCGAATCTGAGCTCTTTGGTTATGAAGAGGGAGCTTTTACTGGAGCCAGGGAGACCGGCAAACCGGGGAAATTTGAGCTGGCCGATGGCGGCTCCATTTTCCTGGATGAAATAACCTCGATGCCGCTGGAAATGCAGGCCAAGATCCTGAGGGTTCTGCAGGAAAGAGAAATACAGCGGGTTGGGGGCACGGAAAGAAAGAAAATCGACACCAGAGTGATTGCGGCAACCAACGAAGATGTCGAGAGTCTGGTGGCGGAAGGGAAATTTCGTCAGGATTTATATTACCGCCTAAATGTTATCAGACTGCAGATACCACCGCTCAGAAAAAGAAAAGAGGATATCTCGATCTTATCGGATCATATACTCACCGAACTGTCTGAAAAGTTAAATGAGGACAGGCACGAATTGAGCCCCCGGGCGCTGGAACTGCTGGAAAATTATGATTGGCCGGGCAATGTCAGAGAACTTTATAATTTTCTGGAGAGAGCGGTAAACCTCTCTTCAGGTAAAATGATCGAACCCGAGCATCTGCCTGATATACTGACTTCTTCTGCCGGCATCGATGATACTTACGGAACCGGCACTACTGATGCAGAAAAAAAAGCTGGCGCAAAAACTGAGCAGACCGAAGATTTCAAAACGGATGATTTGGAGTCAGAGGATGCTGTAAAAATCAAAAAAGAAAATCTGGACTTAAGCAAGCTGGTCCGGAGAACGGAAAAGCGCTGTATCAGACAGGCGCTGGCAGCTGCCGGGGGCAACAAAACCGAGGCTGCCAGAATACTGGGAATTCACCGCAACACCCTTTATAATAAACTCGACAAATTTGGGATTCAAGATTGA
- a CDS encoding aldehyde ferredoxin oxidoreductase family protein: MSNGYHGKVLKIDLSEETQEEIEIAEENYKKYFAGSGLAGWILNTEFDPDLSPLSEEVPLMFMAGMLTGTRVPTACKVSVVGKSPLTGIWAESTVGGFFGSQLKKTGYDGLILTGKASNPVSLLIDEDEVEIKNAEDLWGEDVYATEKKIKEENGKEFEVASLGPAGENQALIAGIMIGGRETRAAGRCGMGALMGSKNVKAVAVTGDKKPTLYDKDGLNDHLKQFIPELQDKAEGLTNFGTAGGVMGVEANGDLPIKNWTLGSWVEGAEKISGQNLDETGLVTGHYSCYACPIRCGKDVEVRVGPYEGEEGHGPEYETCAAFGSMVLNDDPEYLCAANDLCNRYGLDTISTGNAVAMAIESFQKGLITEEDTGGLKLDWGDGEAVLELIEKIAAREDIGDVLAKGVKRAAEELGGIAEEFAVHTKGLSYAFHDPRAFTSMAGNYATANRGACHLEALSYFAESGTYPPENFGFEKEIDPHHHENKGELTAVIQNFMNLFNALGLCKFLIQGEVTTEDFTDWVNLVTGWDFDVDDIFETGERLHNMKRMYNVKQGISRKDDQLAPRLLSHDRETGRSGGNLPHLGRILNDYYKERGWSQEGIPEKEKLESLGLEYLAE; the protein is encoded by the coding sequence ATGAGCAACGGTTACCACGGTAAAGTTCTCAAAATTGATCTGAGTGAAGAGACACAGGAAGAGATCGAAATCGCTGAGGAAAATTATAAAAAATATTTTGCCGGCAGCGGACTGGCCGGCTGGATTTTGAATACTGAATTTGATCCTGATCTGTCGCCACTATCAGAGGAAGTTCCTCTGATGTTTATGGCAGGCATGCTGACCGGCACCAGAGTCCCCACGGCCTGCAAAGTTTCTGTGGTGGGCAAATCTCCTCTGACAGGAATATGGGCCGAATCTACTGTTGGTGGATTTTTTGGTTCCCAGCTGAAGAAAACAGGCTACGATGGTCTGATACTAACCGGCAAAGCTTCTAATCCGGTAAGCCTGCTGATCGATGAAGATGAAGTCGAGATCAAAAACGCTGAAGATCTCTGGGGAGAAGATGTGTACGCTACTGAGAAGAAAATTAAAGAGGAAAACGGAAAAGAATTTGAGGTTGCCAGTCTGGGTCCGGCCGGTGAAAATCAGGCTTTGATAGCCGGAATTATGATCGGCGGCAGGGAAACCCGGGCGGCAGGACGCTGCGGTATGGGGGCTTTGATGGGCTCAAAAAATGTCAAAGCTGTAGCTGTTACTGGAGATAAAAAGCCGACACTATATGATAAAGATGGCCTGAACGATCATTTAAAGCAGTTCATTCCTGAGCTTCAGGATAAAGCTGAAGGCCTGACCAATTTTGGCACAGCCGGTGGTGTTATGGGCGTTGAGGCAAATGGCGACCTACCCATAAAGAACTGGACTCTGGGCAGCTGGGTAGAAGGTGCTGAGAAAATTTCCGGTCAGAATCTGGATGAAACTGGTTTGGTAACCGGTCATTATTCCTGTTATGCCTGTCCGATCCGCTGCGGCAAGGATGTAGAAGTTAGAGTTGGTCCTTATGAAGGCGAGGAAGGTCATGGACCTGAATACGAGACCTGTGCTGCCTTCGGCTCCATGGTACTAAATGACGATCCGGAATATCTATGCGCAGCCAACGATCTCTGCAACAGATATGGACTGGATACTATTTCAACCGGCAATGCAGTAGCTATGGCCATCGAAAGCTTCCAAAAAGGGTTGATAACTGAAGAGGATACCGGAGGTCTTAAACTTGACTGGGGAGATGGAGAGGCAGTTCTGGAATTGATAGAGAAAATTGCGGCCAGAGAGGATATAGGTGATGTACTGGCCAAAGGTGTCAAAAGAGCTGCTGAAGAATTGGGCGGCATAGCAGAGGAGTTTGCCGTTCACACCAAGGGGCTTTCCTATGCATTCCATGATCCCAGGGCCTTTACCAGCATGGCCGGGAATTACGCCACTGCCAACAGAGGTGCCTGTCACCTGGAAGCTCTCAGTTATTTTGCAGAATCGGGCACCTATCCCCCGGAAAACTTCGGCTTTGAAAAAGAAATCGATCCTCATCACCACGAAAACAAAGGAGAGCTGACAGCAGTTATACAGAATTTCATGAATCTCTTTAACGCTTTAGGTCTGTGTAAATTCCTGATACAGGGCGAAGTAACCACCGAAGACTTTACAGATTGGGTCAACCTGGTAACCGGCTGGGATTTTGATGTGGATGATATTTTTGAAACCGGTGAGAGGCTGCATAATATGAAGAGAATGTACAATGTCAAGCAGGGAATCTCCCGCAAGGATGATCAGCTGGCTCCCCGTCTTTTAAGTCATGATAGAGAGACGGGCAGATCGGGAGGCAACCTGCCTCATCTGGGTAGAATTCTCAATGATTATTACAAAGAGCGGGGCTGGAGCCAGGAAGGCATTCCCGAAAAAGAAAAACTGGAAAGCCTCGGCCTGGAATATCTGGCTGAATAA